The proteins below are encoded in one region of Tessaracoccus aquimaris:
- a CDS encoding carbohydrate ABC transporter permease, which produces MKIADKFIEMIMAIIIFAAVVALIVGVAWLVGRLKSKTSDRLQGLVYILPVLVMLLAGLVWPAVLTIRQAFGGPTGDKGFTLHNFATVFKSPELLGPLLNTIVWVLAVPVLATVIGLAYAILVDRSRFEAFAKALIFLPMAISMVGASIIWKFVYDVRGPGQTQVGLFNAILTFFGADPVDFMQARGWNTFWLIIVMVWIQAGFAMTVLSAAIKAIPDDLIEAAKIDGTTGWRLFRFITLPSIRGSLVVVLTTVGIATLKVFDVVRTMTGGQFDTSVLALEFYNYSFRYFEYGTGAALAVILFILVLPIVIYNVVQMRKDA; this is translated from the coding sequence ATGAAAATCGCAGACAAGTTCATCGAGATGATCATGGCGATCATCATCTTCGCCGCGGTGGTCGCGCTGATCGTCGGGGTCGCCTGGCTGGTGGGAAGGCTCAAGTCCAAGACGAGCGACCGCCTGCAGGGCCTCGTCTACATCCTGCCGGTCCTCGTCATGCTGCTCGCGGGCCTCGTGTGGCCCGCCGTGCTGACCATCCGGCAGGCGTTCGGCGGCCCGACCGGCGACAAGGGCTTCACCCTCCACAACTTCGCGACGGTGTTCAAGAGCCCAGAACTGCTCGGCCCGCTGCTCAACACGATCGTGTGGGTGCTGGCGGTGCCGGTGCTGGCGACCGTGATCGGGCTGGCATACGCGATCCTCGTCGACCGCTCCCGGTTCGAGGCGTTCGCCAAGGCCCTGATCTTCCTGCCGATGGCCATCTCGATGGTCGGCGCCTCCATCATCTGGAAGTTCGTCTACGACGTACGCGGCCCCGGCCAGACGCAGGTCGGCCTGTTCAACGCCATCCTCACGTTCTTCGGGGCAGACCCCGTCGACTTCATGCAGGCCCGCGGCTGGAACACGTTCTGGCTGATCATCGTGATGGTCTGGATCCAGGCCGGCTTCGCGATGACGGTGCTCTCTGCCGCCATCAAGGCCATCCCCGACGACCTCATCGAGGCCGCCAAGATCGACGGCACGACGGGCTGGCGCCTGTTCCGCTTCATCACGCTCCCCAGCATCAGGGGCTCGCTCGTGGTGGTGCTCACCACCGTCGGCATCGCAACCCTGAAGGTCTTCGACGTGGTCCGCACCATGACCGGCGGCCAGTTCGACACCTCGGTGCTCGCGCTCGAGTTCTACAACTACTCGTTCCGCTACTTCGAATACGGCACCGGCGCCGCCCTCGCGGTGATCCTGTTCATCCTGGTGCTGCCGATCGTGATCTACAACGTCGTCCAGATGCGAAAGGACGCCTGA
- a CDS encoding ABC transporter substrate-binding protein encodes MLKSIAVTSSLTLAVLLSGCADTAETPNSPGAGTPASPGGTTAAGAFDCAPYEAFGDLKGTTVTVYTSIIAPEDQPHIDSWKPFEECTGVDVQYEGSKEFEAQLLVRVKGGNAPDIAYVPQPGLLQTLVKETGKVVEAPAETAANVDKHFDPAWKGYGSVDGKFYAAPLGANVKSYVWYSPKTFTEKGYEVPATWDDLMSLTQKIAADDANAKPWCAGFGSGDATGWPGTDWLEDMMLRTAGPDAYDKWVAHEIPFNDPQVATALDQAGAILKDPKFVNGGFGDVNSIATTTFQDGGQPILTGGCYMHRQASFYAANWPEGTKVAEDGDVWAFYLPSNNADEKPVLGGGEFVAAFADRPEVKAFQTYLSSAEWANEKAKSTPNGGWVSANKGLEIDNLVSPIDRLSAETLQDEKAVFRFDGSDMMPSKVGAGTFWKGMTDWITGKPTNETLDFIEQSWPQ; translated from the coding sequence ATGCTCAAGTCCATCGCGGTGACCTCCAGCCTGACGCTCGCAGTCCTGCTGAGCGGATGCGCGGACACCGCCGAAACCCCCAACTCGCCTGGCGCAGGCACGCCCGCCTCACCGGGCGGCACCACCGCAGCAGGCGCGTTCGACTGCGCCCCCTACGAGGCGTTCGGCGACCTGAAGGGCACCACCGTCACGGTCTACACCTCGATCATCGCGCCAGAGGACCAGCCCCACATCGACTCGTGGAAGCCTTTCGAGGAGTGCACCGGCGTCGACGTGCAGTACGAAGGCTCGAAGGAGTTCGAGGCCCAGTTGCTGGTCCGCGTCAAGGGCGGCAACGCTCCTGACATCGCCTACGTCCCGCAGCCCGGCCTTCTCCAGACGCTCGTCAAGGAGACCGGAAAGGTCGTCGAGGCCCCCGCCGAGACCGCCGCCAACGTCGACAAGCACTTCGATCCGGCGTGGAAGGGCTACGGCTCTGTCGACGGCAAGTTCTACGCCGCCCCGCTCGGCGCCAATGTGAAGTCGTACGTGTGGTACTCGCCCAAGACCTTCACGGAGAAGGGCTACGAGGTTCCCGCGACGTGGGACGACCTGATGAGCCTCACCCAGAAGATCGCCGCCGATGACGCGAACGCCAAGCCCTGGTGCGCCGGCTTCGGCTCCGGCGATGCGACCGGATGGCCGGGCACCGACTGGCTCGAGGACATGATGCTCCGCACCGCTGGCCCCGACGCCTACGACAAGTGGGTCGCCCACGAGATCCCGTTCAACGACCCGCAGGTCGCCACCGCCCTCGACCAGGCCGGCGCGATCCTGAAGGACCCGAAGTTTGTCAACGGCGGCTTCGGCGACGTCAACTCGATCGCGACCACGACGTTCCAGGACGGCGGCCAGCCGATCCTCACCGGCGGCTGCTACATGCACCGTCAGGCCTCGTTCTACGCCGCCAACTGGCCGGAGGGCACCAAGGTCGCCGAGGACGGCGACGTGTGGGCGTTCTACCTGCCGTCGAACAACGCGGACGAGAAGCCGGTGCTCGGTGGCGGCGAGTTCGTCGCGGCCTTCGCCGACCGTCCCGAGGTCAAGGCGTTCCAGACCTACCTCTCCAGCGCCGAGTGGGCCAACGAGAAGGCCAAGTCGACGCCGAACGGTGGCTGGGTCTCCGCGAACAAGGGCCTCGAGATCGACAACCTCGTCTCGCCGATCGACCGCCTGTCCGCCGAGACGCTGCAGGACGAGAAGGCCGTGTTCCGCTTCGACGGCTCCGACATGATGCCCTCCAAGGTGGGTGCCGGAACGTTCTGGAAGGGCATGACCGACTGGATCACCGGCAAGCCGACCAACGAGACCCTCGACTTCATCGAGCAGTCCTGGCCTCAGTAA
- a CDS encoding HAD-IIA family hydrolase, with the protein MTARFDAYLFDLDGTIYLGDRLLPGAAETIAWLRAEGVPFRFLSNNATRSPGQYAEKLTALGIPTVPADVVNTVTVTTHWLRTNHPEAVVFPIAERPLIEAFEAAGIAMSEDPAEIDIVVASYDRGFDYRKLQIAFDAIWFHKRAFLIATNPDRYCPFPGGRGEPDCAAVVAAIEASTSTTCRAVLGKPDPAMAAAALAGIDVDPTRCVMVGDRLGTDIELAHRSGLQSALVLTGDSSRADVEAAAPDARPGLVLERLDELIA; encoded by the coding sequence ATGACCGCGCGCTTCGATGCCTATCTGTTCGACCTGGACGGCACCATCTACCTCGGCGACCGGCTGCTGCCAGGTGCAGCGGAGACCATCGCCTGGCTCCGCGCCGAGGGCGTGCCCTTCCGGTTCCTGTCGAACAACGCGACCAGGTCTCCCGGGCAGTACGCCGAGAAGTTGACGGCGCTCGGCATCCCGACCGTTCCCGCGGACGTGGTCAACACCGTCACGGTCACGACGCACTGGCTGCGGACCAACCATCCCGAGGCCGTGGTGTTCCCGATCGCGGAGCGCCCGCTGATCGAGGCCTTCGAGGCCGCCGGGATCGCGATGAGCGAGGACCCTGCAGAGATCGACATCGTGGTGGCCTCCTATGACCGCGGCTTCGACTACCGCAAGCTGCAGATCGCCTTCGACGCGATCTGGTTCCACAAGCGCGCCTTCCTCATCGCAACCAACCCCGACCGGTACTGCCCGTTCCCGGGCGGCCGAGGTGAGCCCGACTGCGCCGCCGTGGTCGCGGCCATCGAGGCCAGCACCAGCACCACCTGCCGGGCGGTGCTCGGCAAGCCGGACCCCGCCATGGCGGCGGCCGCCCTCGCGGGCATCGACGTCGACCCGACGCGCTGCGTGATGGTCGGCGACCGGCTCGGCACCGACATCGAACTGGCACATCGCTCGGGCCTGCAGTCGGCATTGGTCCTGACGGGGGACTCGTCGCGAGCCGACGTCGAGGCCGCCGCCCCTGACGCGCGCCCCGGCCTGGTCCTCGAACGCCTCGACGAACTGATCGCCTGA
- a CDS encoding GntR family transcriptional regulator: protein MHQAYWEGVQTMTLPWEDQTGPLARRVAAATARAIVEEEVSPGTLLTEVELATRTGVSRTPAREAMVQLEGWGLVRLLPKKGAIVTAVGASERRDLLAVRLMFEKDALTGIDDGALVALTRTLDDVLQAQRTAISADDLLGFAAADYRFHAAVILAGSNAVVEQLLHSLAPRFARLIHQVCLHRPDLLPRLLSEHEALANLARSGDADGFARAVVAHVEATHFADAVAR from the coding sequence ATGCATCAGGCGTATTGGGAGGGTGTGCAGACGATGACGCTCCCTTGGGAGGACCAGACCGGACCCCTGGCGCGGCGCGTCGCCGCCGCGACCGCGCGGGCGATCGTCGAGGAGGAGGTGAGCCCGGGCACCCTCCTCACCGAGGTGGAGTTGGCCACCCGCACCGGCGTCAGTCGGACGCCCGCCCGTGAGGCCATGGTGCAACTGGAGGGATGGGGCCTCGTGCGCCTGCTTCCCAAGAAGGGTGCCATCGTCACCGCGGTCGGTGCCTCCGAGCGACGCGACCTGCTCGCGGTGCGACTGATGTTCGAGAAGGACGCCCTCACCGGCATCGACGACGGTGCGCTGGTGGCGCTGACGCGGACCCTGGACGACGTGCTCCAGGCGCAACGCACCGCGATCTCAGCCGACGACCTGCTCGGCTTCGCCGCCGCCGACTACCGGTTCCACGCGGCCGTCATCCTCGCGGGCAGCAACGCGGTCGTCGAGCAACTACTGCACAGCCTCGCCCCGCGGTTCGCCCGGCTCATCCATCAGGTCTGCCTGCACCGCCCCGATCTCCTGCCGCGCCTGCTCTCCGAGCATGAGGCCCTCGCCAACCTGGCCCGCTCCGGGGACGCCGACGGCTTCGCCCGGGCGGTCGTCGCGCACGTCGAGGCCACGCACTTCGCGGATGCGGTCGCCCGGTGA
- a CDS encoding MFS transporter: MTASRQRGWLRVVPSIFMLAWGGNHFTPLLHLYEEVGHYAPWQANLLLGMYVAGLIPGLLLLAPVSDQHGRRPALIAGAVASVAGSVLLACGFQSFALLCLGRVLAGVAVGPRCRLAPVGSRNSPLPRSTRPPGRRRGLGERC; the protein is encoded by the coding sequence GTGACCGCTTCGCGCCAACGGGGCTGGCTGCGCGTCGTCCCGTCGATCTTCATGCTCGCCTGGGGCGGCAATCACTTCACTCCCCTGCTCCACCTGTACGAGGAGGTCGGCCACTACGCGCCGTGGCAGGCCAACCTTCTGCTCGGCATGTATGTCGCAGGACTGATCCCTGGCCTGCTCCTGCTCGCCCCCGTCTCGGACCAGCATGGCCGCAGGCCTGCCCTGATCGCAGGCGCGGTCGCCAGCGTGGCGGGCAGCGTCCTGCTTGCCTGTGGGTTCCAGTCCTTCGCGCTGCTGTGCCTCGGGAGGGTACTCGCGGGCGTCGCCGTCGGGCCGCGATGTCGGTTGGCACCAGTTGGGTCAAGGAACTCTCCTCTCCCCCGTTCGACGCGTCCGCCGGGTCGACGGCGGGGGCTCGGCGAGCGCTGCTGA
- a CDS encoding DsrE family protein, translating to MSEEPEVLGVVLQASGADADLPWKAWQSSLNLEAELPGSTVEIVVQGAAVASLIAAHPTAKRLVEALRGGTGDVTVLACANALRAHHIDPSDLAEGIDVVPAGIARLVTRQREGWSYVRIG from the coding sequence GTGAGCGAAGAACCAGAGGTCCTCGGAGTCGTCTTGCAGGCCTCGGGCGCGGACGCCGACCTGCCCTGGAAGGCGTGGCAGTCGAGCCTGAACCTGGAGGCCGAACTGCCGGGAAGCACCGTCGAGATCGTCGTGCAGGGGGCGGCGGTCGCCTCGCTGATCGCGGCACACCCCACCGCCAAGCGACTCGTGGAGGCGTTGCGGGGCGGCACGGGAGACGTGACGGTCCTCGCCTGCGCCAACGCGCTCCGGGCACACCACATCGACCCCTCCGATCTCGCGGAGGGCATCGACGTGGTGCCCGCGGGGATCGCGCGCCTGGTCACCCGCCAGCGCGAGGGCTGGAGCTACGTCCGGATCGGCTGA
- a CDS encoding HNH endonuclease: protein MTIRLRQRPHGDIAPASLQEHSATTFVIGLDYDVKGEVHWTRAVTGILDDVYTPFKIHHTRRVRSAGGSVDMGWPVIVRLNHWVEIPFRRAPDLHSRASRFDILRRDGWTCAYCGAFAGTVDHIFPACRGGGWTWGNLVAACSGCNQDKADRTPDEAGMRLLFDPRVDVRQYAGVQAEVWRMLKAG from the coding sequence ATGACGATCCGACTGAGACAACGCCCGCACGGCGACATCGCGCCCGCGTCCCTCCAGGAGCACAGCGCCACCACGTTCGTGATCGGCCTCGACTACGACGTCAAGGGCGAGGTGCACTGGACCCGCGCCGTGACGGGGATCCTCGACGACGTCTACACCCCGTTCAAGATCCACCACACCCGCCGGGTGCGCTCGGCAGGCGGTTCGGTCGACATGGGATGGCCCGTCATCGTGCGGCTCAACCATTGGGTCGAGATACCGTTCCGGCGGGCGCCCGACCTGCACAGCAGGGCGTCGCGCTTCGACATCCTGCGCCGCGACGGATGGACCTGCGCCTACTGCGGCGCATTCGCGGGAACCGTCGACCACATCTTCCCTGCGTGCAGGGGAGGCGGATGGACGTGGGGCAACCTGGTCGCCGCGTGCTCCGGGTGTAACCAGGACAAGGCCGACCGGACGCCCGACGAGGCGGGCATGCGGTTGCTGTTCGATCCCCGCGTCGACGTCAGGCAGTACGCGGGCGTCCAGGCCGAGGTGTGGCGGATGCTGAAGGCCGGCTGA
- a CDS encoding MMPL family transporter: MADSVSGGHLADRLTSRRGAWISLGIVLAVFVALFGIFGSAKAPSGNAQAPTDSESARVSELLAGFPNADRQSVQVVATRDDGGTLQPGDLDALTAMLPSLTSIPEAPASGPLVSEDGEAAVLMAPITVGADNSETAEMIKEVRGQIAADHPAGLSLLVTGGPAFGADVASSFDGADFTLLLVTILIVAVLLIATYRSPVLWLVPLIVIALADGLAGRVTAAAGSAWNLQFDAGIISVLVFGAGTNYALLLMSRYREELMVEADHRAALASAWRKTMPAILASNLTVVVALATLALAVIPGTQGLGVTTAIGLLIALAAVAFALPPFLAVCGRKVFWPFIPRPGQARTQGRGWRALAMKVTKRPAVSLAAGLTLLAVMAAGLFGTSVGLDQIEKFRVQSESAAGLEVLSQHFPPGEAQPVFVVAKSDSADDVLAAVDGVEGIVRAHPIGETDDGTLTKLMVTSEYSPSTPESLDQITQLRDAVHAVPGADALVGGAVATDLDARSGNEADLFLIAPLVLLVCFVVLVILLRSLIAPTLLLMVNLASAVAAIGAGAWLSRVLIGQDALDLQVPLLSFLFLVALGIDYTIFLVHRAKAEAVGHGTRSGMVEAIAHTGSVITSAGLVLAAVFAALGVLPLVTLGQLGLIVGVGVLVDTLVVRSVIVPAIFTLVGDRIWWPGRLPLPRDGELAHVSGDDALVSS; this comes from the coding sequence ATGGCAGATTCTGTATCCGGCGGGCACCTCGCCGACCGTTTGACCTCGCGCCGCGGCGCCTGGATTTCCCTTGGCATCGTGCTCGCGGTGTTCGTGGCGCTGTTCGGCATCTTCGGCAGCGCCAAGGCGCCCTCCGGCAACGCTCAGGCCCCCACCGACTCCGAGTCGGCGAGGGTGAGCGAGTTGCTGGCCGGCTTCCCCAACGCCGACAGGCAGTCCGTCCAGGTCGTGGCGACCCGCGACGACGGGGGGACCCTCCAGCCGGGCGACCTCGACGCGCTCACCGCGATGCTCCCGTCGCTGACCAGCATCCCCGAGGCGCCCGCGTCCGGGCCGCTGGTCAGCGAGGACGGCGAGGCCGCCGTGCTGATGGCCCCCATCACCGTCGGCGCCGACAACTCGGAGACCGCAGAGATGATCAAGGAGGTCCGGGGGCAGATCGCCGCAGACCATCCCGCCGGGCTGAGCCTGCTCGTCACGGGCGGGCCCGCGTTCGGTGCCGACGTCGCCTCGTCCTTCGACGGGGCCGACTTCACGCTGCTGCTCGTCACCATCCTGATCGTGGCGGTGCTGCTGATCGCCACGTACCGCTCCCCTGTGCTGTGGCTGGTTCCGCTGATCGTGATCGCGCTGGCCGACGGGCTCGCGGGTCGCGTCACCGCCGCGGCGGGCTCCGCCTGGAACCTGCAGTTCGACGCGGGCATCATCAGCGTGCTCGTCTTCGGCGCAGGAACCAACTATGCGCTGCTGCTGATGTCTCGCTACCGCGAGGAACTGATGGTCGAGGCCGACCACCGCGCCGCGCTCGCGTCGGCCTGGCGCAAGACTATGCCCGCGATCCTCGCGTCCAACCTCACGGTGGTGGTAGCGCTCGCCACGCTTGCGCTGGCCGTCATTCCCGGCACCCAGGGCCTCGGCGTCACGACCGCCATCGGCCTGCTGATCGCGCTCGCCGCGGTGGCGTTCGCGCTACCCCCGTTCCTGGCCGTGTGCGGCCGCAAGGTGTTCTGGCCCTTCATCCCCCGCCCCGGACAGGCACGCACGCAAGGCCGCGGTTGGCGGGCGCTCGCCATGAAGGTGACCAAGCGTCCCGCCGTCAGCCTCGCCGCGGGCCTGACCTTGCTCGCCGTGATGGCGGCCGGGTTGTTCGGCACGAGCGTCGGCCTCGACCAGATCGAGAAGTTCCGGGTCCAGTCCGAGTCCGCCGCAGGCCTCGAGGTGCTCTCGCAGCACTTCCCGCCCGGTGAGGCCCAGCCTGTGTTCGTCGTCGCCAAGTCCGACTCCGCCGACGACGTCCTCGCCGCGGTCGACGGCGTCGAGGGCATCGTGCGCGCGCACCCGATCGGCGAGACGGACGACGGCACGCTGACCAAGCTGATGGTCACCAGCGAGTATTCCCCCAGCACCCCAGAGAGCCTCGACCAGATCACGCAGTTGCGCGACGCGGTGCACGCCGTGCCAGGAGCCGACGCGCTGGTGGGCGGCGCCGTCGCGACCGACCTCGACGCCCGCAGCGGCAACGAGGCGGACCTGTTCCTGATCGCCCCGCTCGTGCTGCTGGTGTGTTTCGTGGTGCTGGTGATCCTGCTCCGCTCGTTGATCGCCCCGACGTTGCTGCTGATGGTCAACCTTGCGAGCGCGGTCGCCGCGATCGGAGCGGGGGCCTGGCTGAGCCGGGTGCTCATCGGGCAGGACGCGCTCGACCTGCAGGTGCCGCTGCTGTCGTTCCTGTTCCTGGTGGCGCTCGGCATCGACTACACCATCTTCCTGGTGCACCGGGCGAAGGCCGAGGCGGTCGGCCACGGCACCCGCTCCGGCATGGTGGAGGCGATCGCGCACACCGGCAGCGTGATCACCAGCGCCGGGCTGGTGCTGGCGGCCGTCTTCGCCGCCCTCGGCGTGCTGCCGCTCGTCACGTTGGGGCAACTCGGCCTCATCGTCGGCGTCGGCGTGCTCGTCGACACCCTCGTGGTCCGCTCCGTGATCGTGCCCGCCATCTTCACCCTGGTTGGCGACCGCATCTGGTGGCCGGGGCGACTCCCGTTGCCCCGTGACGGAGAATTGGCGCATGTCTCTGGTGACGATGCCCTTGTCTCAAGCTGA
- a CDS encoding sensor histidine kinase, which translates to MSLVTMPLSQADLAPVGPGRYVRAMEVGQHVIALVLTSVGVIRAAVSGADVPAAVIAGVVFLAWHTAGSVVSARSGSTTVAAWWLLGLVAVWIGATIVSAEFVWLAFLLWLLAGHLLSLGWGLALSVFVFAVVVAAPLLHHGGTSYGIVFGPLVGGVFAYGISRGYLQLLRDAAERERLVISLRSAHAEMADLQDELAAAQRQSGIVAERTRISRDIHDTVAQSLSSIRLLAHAQVDGSPDPAAARTLGQIEALAGDGLGDVRRIVAALAPMELEDNALAGALQRMVDRLRDETGVDATLRLDDTLPILSTEVEVALLRTAQSALANVRRHADAGRVVVSLIDAGDTVRLDIIDDGSGFDLPAWENAREAPPSSFGLRYMRDRLRELGGGLDIETAPGEGTAISGHLSIGRGRP; encoded by the coding sequence ATGTCTCTGGTGACGATGCCCTTGTCTCAAGCTGACCTCGCGCCGGTCGGGCCCGGACGCTACGTCCGGGCCATGGAGGTCGGCCAGCACGTCATCGCGCTGGTGCTGACCTCCGTCGGGGTGATCCGCGCCGCCGTCAGCGGGGCCGACGTCCCTGCTGCGGTCATCGCGGGCGTCGTCTTCCTCGCGTGGCACACGGCCGGTTCCGTCGTGTCGGCGCGCTCCGGGTCGACCACGGTCGCGGCGTGGTGGCTGCTCGGCCTCGTCGCGGTGTGGATCGGTGCGACCATCGTGTCGGCCGAGTTCGTGTGGCTGGCCTTCCTGCTCTGGCTGCTCGCCGGGCATCTACTCTCCCTCGGCTGGGGACTGGCGCTGTCGGTCTTCGTGTTCGCCGTGGTGGTCGCGGCCCCGCTGCTGCACCACGGCGGCACCAGTTATGGCATCGTCTTCGGCCCCCTCGTCGGTGGCGTGTTCGCCTACGGCATCTCGCGGGGCTACCTCCAGTTGCTGCGCGACGCGGCCGAGCGTGAGCGACTGGTGATCTCCCTGCGGTCGGCACATGCGGAGATGGCCGACCTGCAGGACGAGTTGGCCGCCGCCCAGCGCCAGTCCGGCATCGTCGCGGAGCGCACCCGGATCTCGCGCGACATCCACGACACCGTCGCGCAGTCTCTTTCGTCGATCCGGTTGCTCGCGCACGCCCAGGTCGACGGGTCGCCCGACCCGGCAGCGGCACGCACCCTCGGCCAGATCGAGGCCTTGGCCGGTGACGGCCTCGGCGACGTGCGCCGCATCGTCGCGGCCCTCGCGCCGATGGAACTGGAGGACAACGCCCTCGCGGGTGCCCTGCAGCGCATGGTCGACCGGTTGCGGGACGAGACCGGAGTCGACGCAACGTTGCGGCTCGACGACACCCTGCCGATCCTCAGCACTGAGGTCGAGGTCGCGCTGCTGCGCACCGCCCAGTCGGCGTTGGCAAACGTGCGGCGGCACGCGGATGCTGGTCGCGTGGTCGTCAGCCTCATCGACGCGGGCGACACCGTCCGCCTCGACATCATCGACGACGGCTCCGGCTTCGATCTGCCAGCCTGGGAGAACGCCAGGGAGGCGCCGCCGTCCAGTTTCGGGCTGCGCTACATGCGCGACCGGCTCCGGGAACTGGGAGGAGGCCTCGACATCGAGACCGCCCCCGGCGAGGGAACCGCCATCTCCGGGCACCTGTCCATCGGAAGGGGACGACCATGA
- a CDS encoding response regulator: MTRVLLVDDHPVVRSGLRAVLTSGGVDVIGEAGTGEEALEMVARLSPDVVMCDLRLGDGIDGIQTTARLTKLSPAPAVLILTTFDRDAEILGAIEAGAAGYLLKDAAPEVILEAIAKAASGGVFLSPGIQTRVLRGMRNPRPRPTQREIEVLALLAEGASNREIAKTLFVTEATVKSHLAHIFTKLDVDSRSRAVHVARESGLI, translated from the coding sequence ATGACCCGCGTGTTGCTCGTCGACGACCACCCGGTGGTGCGGAGCGGGCTGCGAGCCGTGCTGACCTCCGGCGGCGTCGACGTGATCGGGGAGGCGGGCACCGGCGAGGAGGCCCTCGAGATGGTCGCGCGGCTGAGCCCGGACGTCGTGATGTGCGATCTCCGGCTGGGCGACGGCATCGACGGGATCCAGACGACCGCGCGGCTCACGAAGCTGAGCCCTGCCCCCGCCGTCCTGATCCTGACCACCTTCGACCGGGACGCGGAGATCCTCGGCGCCATCGAGGCAGGGGCCGCGGGTTACCTGCTCAAGGACGCCGCGCCCGAGGTGATCCTTGAGGCCATCGCCAAGGCGGCTTCCGGCGGGGTCTTCCTCTCCCCCGGCATTCAGACGCGCGTGCTGCGCGGGATGCGCAACCCACGCCCCCGCCCGACCCAACGCGAGATCGAGGTGCTCGCCCTCCTGGCGGAGGGCGCGAGCAACCGGGAGATCGCCAAGACGCTCTTCGTCACCGAGGCCACCGTCAAAAGCCATCTGGCGCACATCTTCACCAAGCTCGACGTCGACAGCAGGTCGCGCGCGGTGCACGTGGCCCGCGAGTCGGGGCTGATCTAG
- a CDS encoding endo alpha-1,4 polygalactosaminidase: MRPFLLPTVLACLLAAGCGAAQEGVQAPTGARPDYQLGTAYPPADDVEILVRDRTASPVEGLYNVCYVNAFQSQPGEEQGWESAGLLLLDGGVPVVDEEWDEALLDTSTPDARQAVAEVVGGWIDGCAEDGFAAVEFDNLDSHLRSHGLLTVDDNLALASLLVDRAHRAGLAAGQKNAAELVDRAREIGFDFAVAEECQEYDECDAYTEAYGRGVIQVEYADQPESNLAESCAARGGEISVVRRDRDLVAPGEEGYLAQWCDRG; the protein is encoded by the coding sequence ATGCGCCCGTTCCTGCTCCCGACCGTCCTCGCCTGCCTCCTGGCGGCCGGATGCGGCGCGGCGCAGGAGGGCGTCCAAGCACCGACGGGGGCCCGGCCCGACTACCAGTTGGGGACGGCCTATCCGCCCGCCGACGACGTGGAGATCCTGGTCAGGGACCGCACCGCCTCCCCGGTGGAGGGGCTCTACAACGTCTGCTACGTCAACGCCTTCCAGTCGCAGCCGGGTGAGGAACAGGGCTGGGAGAGCGCCGGGTTGCTGCTGCTCGACGGCGGCGTCCCGGTCGTCGACGAGGAGTGGGACGAGGCCCTGCTCGACACCTCGACGCCGGATGCGAGGCAGGCGGTCGCAGAGGTCGTCGGAGGCTGGATCGACGGCTGCGCCGAGGACGGCTTCGCGGCAGTCGAGTTCGACAACCTCGACTCCCACTTGCGCTCGCACGGCCTGCTCACCGTGGACGACAACCTCGCCCTGGCGTCCCTGCTCGTCGATCGCGCGCACCGCGCCGGCCTCGCGGCGGGACAGAAGAACGCTGCGGAACTGGTCGACCGGGCCCGCGAGATCGGCTTCGACTTCGCCGTCGCCGAGGAGTGCCAGGAGTACGACGAATGCGACGCCTACACCGAGGCGTACGGACGCGGCGTCATCCAGGTCGAGTACGCCGACCAGCCGGAGTCGAACCTGGCGGAGAGTTGCGCGGCACGCGGGGGCGAGATCTCCGTCGTTCGGCGCGACCGCGACCTGGTCGCCCCAGGCGAGGAGGGTTACCTCGCCCAATGGTGCGACCGGGGCTAG